In one window of Scyliorhinus canicula chromosome 17, sScyCan1.1, whole genome shotgun sequence DNA:
- the LOC119952419 gene encoding tumor necrosis factor ligand superfamily member 13B-like isoform X1 codes for MQPKCWTKLPESRSRCTSRGLIGTMVILFLAVLCCLSLLVILLQQISDLRSELAKVHKQLDVFNKRGIINPADNPVGHERETENQSENLKKNNNVKFQIKEQKTGVNEKNYDLRSISRKKRDVRPCEKQRSFLQLIPNAKQSIILQADDSTFIPWIVASRRGEALEATSNKIVVKENGYYTVYSQVLYYDNCMAMGHVVQRRKANVVGDERRIMTLFRCIQNMPNNTASNTCFTAGIVKLDQEDELELLLPSRPNANISMDKDSTFFGAIQLL; via the exons ATGCAACCCAAATGTTGGACTAAATTACCAGAATCAAGGAGCAGATGTACCTCCAGAGGGCTGATTGGGACTATGGTTATTCTCTTCTTGGCTGTTTTATGCTGTCTGTCACTGCTTGTGATTTTACTGCAGCAAATAAGTGACCTCCGGAGCGAACTGGCAAAAGTCCACAAACAGCTCGATGTTTTTAACAAGAGAGGAATAATAAACCCTGCGGATAATCCAGTGGGACATGAAAGAGAAACG GAAAATCAGTCtgaaaatctaaaaaaaaataataatgtcaAATTCCAAATAAAAGAACAGAAAACTGGAGTGAATGAGAAGAACTATGACCTCAGGAGCATCTCAAGGAAAAAGAGGGATGTAAGACCGTGTGAAA AACAGCGATCATTCCTCCAGCTGATTCCTAATGCCAAGCAAAGCATTATTCTGCAAG CAGATGATTCAACCTTTATTCCTTGGATTGTGGCTTCAAGGAGGGGTGAGGCATTGGAGGCAACTTCCAATAAAATAGTTGTGAAAGAAAATGGCTATTACACAGTATACAGTCAG GTTCTGTACTATGATAATTGCATGGCCATGGGCCATGTCGTCCAGAGAAGGAAGGCTAATGTGGTTGGGGATGAGCGACGTATAATGACGCTATTTCGCTGCATTCAAAACATGCCAAACAACACAGCCAGTAACACCTGTTTTACTGCTG GAATTGTGAAGCTTGACCAAGAGGATGAGTTGGAACTCCTGTTACCATCCCGACCCAATGCTAACATCTCCATGGACAAAGATTCAACATTTTTTGGTGCCATACAATTACTATGA
- the LOC119952419 gene encoding tumor necrosis factor ligand superfamily member 13B-like isoform X2 — protein sequence MQPKCWTKLPESRSRCTSRGLIGTMVILFLAVLCCLSLLVILLQQISDLRSELAKVHKQLDVFNKRGIINPADNPVGHERETENQSENLKKNNNVKFQIKEQKTGVNEKNYDLRSISRKKRDVRPCEKQRSFLQLIPNAKQSIILQDDSTFIPWIVASRRGEALEATSNKIVVKENGYYTVYSQVLYYDNCMAMGHVVQRRKANVVGDERRIMTLFRCIQNMPNNTASNTCFTAGIVKLDQEDELELLLPSRPNANISMDKDSTFFGAIQLL from the exons ATGCAACCCAAATGTTGGACTAAATTACCAGAATCAAGGAGCAGATGTACCTCCAGAGGGCTGATTGGGACTATGGTTATTCTCTTCTTGGCTGTTTTATGCTGTCTGTCACTGCTTGTGATTTTACTGCAGCAAATAAGTGACCTCCGGAGCGAACTGGCAAAAGTCCACAAACAGCTCGATGTTTTTAACAAGAGAGGAATAATAAACCCTGCGGATAATCCAGTGGGACATGAAAGAGAAACG GAAAATCAGTCtgaaaatctaaaaaaaaataataatgtcaAATTCCAAATAAAAGAACAGAAAACTGGAGTGAATGAGAAGAACTATGACCTCAGGAGCATCTCAAGGAAAAAGAGGGATGTAAGACCGTGTGAAA AACAGCGATCATTCCTCCAGCTGATTCCTAATGCCAAGCAAAGCATTATTCTGCAAG ATGATTCAACCTTTATTCCTTGGATTGTGGCTTCAAGGAGGGGTGAGGCATTGGAGGCAACTTCCAATAAAATAGTTGTGAAAGAAAATGGCTATTACACAGTATACAGTCAG GTTCTGTACTATGATAATTGCATGGCCATGGGCCATGTCGTCCAGAGAAGGAAGGCTAATGTGGTTGGGGATGAGCGACGTATAATGACGCTATTTCGCTGCATTCAAAACATGCCAAACAACACAGCCAGTAACACCTGTTTTACTGCTG GAATTGTGAAGCTTGACCAAGAGGATGAGTTGGAACTCCTGTTACCATCCCGACCCAATGCTAACATCTCCATGGACAAAGATTCAACATTTTTTGGTGCCATACAATTACTATGA